A part of Pirellulaceae bacterium genomic DNA contains:
- a CDS encoding family 10 glycosylhydrolase — protein sequence MVCMCYKMSQVLEATFRLLVWVVLIASPAPQALAADADGCAQLQAEATSLTTNTVRTVRTRVELGSDRGQAFGSLWEARTAEGIPIAGAGFLSAYNTQDRSDRRTLHVYLRMADETAPASAVSPAIELLPRPSSDAGTYLYGFDGKLFSYGRNALDQGLRVWQPDLRAWLIDAQTPPLAIQVDGRTMSASPTQINFDGRCVLDVAPNDSRIGEWYYADGTLLVRQFSVNSSNEFNRLIAYPWSPDQNQSVDLASGVALSLSKPGEFIYAFGQRPLGSERWIVAASNQGGVHLLGSGRDWTTLRAPDGKSFQIYSTINLEDRLLLGQYPTGELFQIAHQQLERLADWPPAMPSVSRNAREAQTMAIYGGDLYVGVWPWGELWRRDMAAQQWRFEGRLFSHPEPTDTTTHPYENETKLLDPVLNRWGQRITSLVPLGDSLYISTSAKGPNPYEDKFAFLSGGKYLEYGAVHRLRRPGCLAVPIRWSKETTELEFQFSRNRIEVIQDNVSLGSATWDADCPTDLTNWAITLGQGVFGAFAGKKVELVTTDSDRDRRQSQPSADPTRNHEHRPLRAAYVHLHRLLPPDSDSAQQQAVLEAQVDAMQRFGLNTIMPFVSNSSGEAHYQSQYMPHHFSASDPLAILARLTRERGMAFYPVLPVVVSGGTQPAGILHQNPHWALRDLAGKTLGYLSPAHPQARQWLADIVRDVVLNYQPDGIVLDYLRYANQPHQLDAASQQRFMHSLPAGVTDEQQRQLFQEFKEAELTELARLLSQTARDHHPSIRLAAYVWGAHVARKHTIAQVWPRWVELGLLDMINVSGYCHRETYGDAFMSQFRQRLQQAVELNQQLVKPAELTFALGVKTSHGSIHSADDARNYLDAAEQLGVPGVAYFTWEYLQPYVDQLQGR from the coding sequence GTGGTTTGCATGTGTTACAAAATGTCGCAGGTGCTGGAAGCCACATTCCGGCTGCTCGTCTGGGTGGTTCTGATAGCTTCCCCAGCTCCACAGGCCTTGGCAGCGGATGCCGACGGCTGCGCTCAACTACAGGCTGAGGCAACCTCTCTGACAACAAACACGGTCCGCACCGTAAGGACACGTGTGGAACTGGGCAGCGACCGCGGCCAAGCGTTCGGTTCACTCTGGGAGGCACGTACGGCCGAAGGCATTCCGATTGCCGGAGCCGGTTTTCTGAGCGCCTACAATACCCAGGATCGCAGCGACCGCCGAACATTGCATGTTTATCTGCGTATGGCGGACGAAACGGCTCCGGCGTCCGCTGTCAGCCCAGCAATCGAATTGCTGCCGCGCCCTTCAAGCGATGCCGGCACCTATCTGTACGGCTTTGATGGAAAACTGTTCTCGTATGGTCGCAATGCCCTGGACCAGGGTTTGCGAGTTTGGCAGCCCGATCTGCGTGCTTGGTTGATCGATGCTCAAACCCCGCCACTTGCGATTCAGGTCGATGGTCGCACAATGTCGGCGAGTCCCACACAGATCAATTTCGACGGCCGGTGTGTCTTAGATGTCGCGCCCAATGACAGTCGGATTGGCGAGTGGTACTACGCCGATGGGACGCTACTGGTTCGCCAATTTTCTGTCAATTCATCCAATGAATTCAACCGCTTAATTGCGTATCCGTGGTCGCCCGATCAAAACCAGTCAGTCGATCTGGCATCGGGCGTTGCGCTGTCGCTTTCGAAACCCGGCGAGTTTATTTACGCATTTGGCCAGCGGCCACTGGGCAGCGAGCGGTGGATCGTGGCGGCATCAAATCAAGGCGGGGTTCACCTGCTGGGCAGCGGACGTGATTGGACGACTTTGCGAGCTCCCGATGGAAAGAGCTTTCAGATTTATTCAACCATCAATCTGGAAGACCGTTTGCTATTGGGGCAGTATCCGACCGGAGAGCTATTTCAGATCGCCCACCAGCAACTAGAGCGACTGGCGGACTGGCCCCCAGCAATGCCCTCGGTCAGCCGCAACGCTCGTGAAGCCCAAACGATGGCCATTTACGGAGGCGACTTGTATGTGGGTGTGTGGCCCTGGGGGGAATTGTGGCGGCGCGATATGGCCGCCCAGCAGTGGCGTTTCGAGGGGCGATTGTTTTCACACCCTGAACCGACCGACACAACGACGCACCCTTACGAAAACGAAACCAAGTTGCTCGATCCGGTATTGAATCGTTGGGGACAGCGCATCACCAGCCTTGTGCCTCTGGGTGACAGCTTGTACATCAGCACCTCTGCCAAGGGCCCCAATCCGTATGAAGATAAATTCGCATTCTTGTCCGGCGGAAAATACTTGGAGTACGGCGCGGTGCATCGCTTGCGTCGCCCCGGATGCTTGGCGGTGCCAATTCGCTGGAGCAAAGAGACTACCGAATTGGAGTTCCAGTTCTCCAGAAATCGAATTGAAGTGATTCAAGATAACGTCAGCCTGGGCAGCGCGACTTGGGACGCCGACTGCCCGACCGACCTCACGAATTGGGCGATCACGCTGGGACAGGGGGTCTTTGGAGCGTTTGCTGGTAAGAAGGTTGAACTTGTAACGACGGACAGCGACCGTGACAGACGGCAGTCGCAACCGTCGGCTGACCCGACACGCAATCATGAACACAGGCCATTACGAGCGGCCTATGTGCACCTGCATCGCCTGCTGCCGCCAGATTCAGATAGCGCGCAACAACAGGCCGTTCTGGAAGCTCAAGTAGATGCGATGCAGCGATTCGGCTTGAACACGATCATGCCATTTGTCTCCAACTCGTCTGGCGAAGCGCACTATCAGAGCCAGTATATGCCGCATCACTTTTCAGCCAGCGACCCATTGGCGATACTCGCGCGGTTAACTCGCGAGCGCGGGATGGCCTTTTATCCCGTACTGCCCGTGGTGGTTAGTGGTGGCACGCAGCCCGCTGGCATCTTGCATCAAAATCCGCATTGGGCGCTTCGCGACTTGGCTGGAAAGACTCTGGGATACCTCAGTCCCGCTCACCCGCAGGCCAGGCAGTGGCTGGCCGATATCGTGCGGGATGTAGTGCTGAATTATCAACCTGACGGAATTGTGCTGGACTATTTGCGTTACGCAAATCAGCCTCACCAGCTGGACGCGGCCAGCCAACAGCGATTCATGCATTCTTTGCCCGCCGGTGTTACTGATGAGCAGCAGCGGCAGCTGTTTCAGGAATTCAAGGAAGCGGAGCTGACGGAGTTGGCGAGGCTGCTTAGCCAAACCGCTCGCGATCATCATCCGTCGATACGCTTGGCGGCCTATGTCTGGGGTGCACACGTGGCGCGGAAACACACGATTGCTCAAGTTTGGCCGCGCTGGGTGGAGCTGGGCCTACTGGATATGATCAACGTTTCGGGCTACTGTCACCGAGAAACGTATGGAGATGCATTCATGAGTCAGTTTCGCCAGCGATTGCAGCAGGCTGTAGAACTCAACCAGCAACTTGTCAAACCTGCAGAATTAACGTTCGCCTTGGGAGTTAAGACCAGCCACGGCAGCATTCATTCGGCCGATGATGCACGCAACTATTTGGATGCCGCCGAGCAGCTGGGGGTGCCGGGCGTCGCCTATTTCACTTGGGAGTATTTGCAACCTTATGTCGATCAACTGCAAGGTCGGTAG